One window of Phycisphaeraceae bacterium genomic DNA carries:
- a CDS encoding serine/threonine protein kinase, with protein sequence MVAPSKSLRDLFDTIVDLPIDQRNAFIEQYCKDAQTRQQLEELLLHDTLNTADSFVSPVLHLVPQNRTAEPAAGFISEIVDLGMIGQVLDNRYRIVEVVGQGGVGIVFRAEQIAPVKRGVAVKVLKPGMDTARIIARFESERQALARMNHPGIARVLDAGATPSGRLYVVMELIPGVQIAKYCDRQSLDIRDRVQLMLKVCEAMQHAHERGIIHRDLKPANILVADSGQPVIIDFGVAKAVGDMLADTQHTQQGQLIGTPEYMSPEQANLFASSADARTDVYGLGVILYELLTGNTPFDNEVLRSGGMAEMQHVIQNVEPKRMSTRVGSDDPARTTQLRGDLDWIVERAMQKQREHRYQSVQELANDLSRYLRNEPVLARPLSMRYRTGRFVRRHRVLVYGTSALILTLVTGATTSTVLAFREWHQRTLAQDNAVAAKLEASRAAAVNLFLRRMLETAGNLGSDGLNVTMGEVLEATSQRLDRGELADQPDVEIEVRFIVAKTYLELGWPTRGAQHAQWVLDHVEDQFGLNSERTIEMFWVCGEVLKGSSNYTEALAAFQTLHEVLLQEAGPDDSRTWTALNQVGNTLFRQGNVREAGQVHEEALKQTQRLLGNDHIETALAAANLGGVMRRIDEWERAEELYLQALSVIDRVGDPASSCALRREMAVYVLPFLGRDADADRYMREAVDIALTQLGEHHGGTFGTLEYAAFHSIRLGHREEALSYLRQAVELVKQSIGTGSYEHAEKQTSLAWLYLLSGDSQAAVVSARDVLSILDSAEIRNAETSMSIASRNDRVRARAMYVLCHALHNTRSFDNAIAACHELIAIAEQQPKALTSFRIEATRIMLACELALGQTKDIEPQIRTLLAETETVYGTDRHITARVRFTLADCLETLELPGGAAERKAAIAVLEKAAHLHYRPFAPLQR encoded by the coding sequence TGCCACAGAATCGGACTGCTGAGCCGGCTGCTGGTTTTATTTCTGAGATTGTCGACCTTGGCATGATCGGGCAGGTTCTTGATAACCGGTATCGAATCGTCGAGGTAGTTGGCCAGGGCGGTGTCGGCATCGTCTTTCGAGCCGAGCAGATTGCACCGGTCAAGCGGGGTGTTGCTGTCAAAGTACTCAAGCCCGGCATGGATACCGCTCGCATTATCGCGAGATTCGAATCAGAGCGGCAGGCGCTGGCCCGCATGAATCATCCGGGCATTGCTCGCGTGCTGGATGCGGGCGCAACACCATCTGGGCGATTGTACGTTGTCATGGAACTGATTCCGGGCGTGCAGATTGCGAAGTATTGCGATCGGCAATCACTTGATATTCGCGATCGTGTGCAGCTGATGCTGAAAGTGTGCGAAGCAATGCAGCATGCTCACGAGAGAGGAATCATCCACAGAGATCTGAAGCCAGCAAACATTCTCGTTGCCGATTCTGGCCAGCCTGTCATCATCGACTTTGGGGTTGCCAAAGCAGTTGGAGACATGCTCGCGGATACGCAGCACACACAGCAGGGGCAGTTAATTGGCACGCCTGAATACATGAGCCCCGAGCAGGCAAATCTCTTTGCTTCCAGTGCTGATGCTCGCACCGATGTCTATGGGCTCGGTGTTATTCTGTACGAACTTCTTACCGGCAACACACCCTTTGATAACGAAGTGCTGCGCTCAGGCGGGATGGCTGAGATGCAACACGTCATACAGAATGTCGAGCCAAAGCGCATGTCCACGCGAGTTGGTAGCGATGATCCTGCTCGAACGACACAGCTGCGCGGTGATCTGGACTGGATCGTCGAGCGTGCCATGCAGAAACAGCGTGAGCATCGGTACCAGAGTGTGCAGGAACTCGCGAATGATCTGAGCCGATACCTGCGAAACGAGCCTGTTCTTGCGCGTCCTCTCAGCATGAGATACCGGACGGGACGGTTTGTTCGACGACACCGCGTGCTGGTGTATGGCACATCGGCATTGATACTCACACTCGTCACAGGTGCGACAACGAGCACGGTGCTTGCTTTCCGTGAGTGGCACCAACGAACACTCGCTCAGGACAATGCTGTCGCTGCGAAGCTCGAGGCATCGCGCGCGGCAGCTGTCAATCTGTTCCTACGGCGGATGCTAGAAACAGCTGGCAATCTCGGCTCGGATGGTTTGAACGTCACGATGGGAGAGGTGCTTGAAGCAACATCCCAACGCCTTGATCGTGGCGAACTTGCTGACCAGCCCGATGTCGAAATAGAAGTTCGTTTTATTGTTGCGAAAACATACCTTGAACTTGGATGGCCAACGAGAGGGGCGCAGCACGCCCAATGGGTTCTTGACCATGTTGAGGACCAGTTCGGACTCAACAGCGAGCGCACAATCGAGATGTTCTGGGTGTGCGGCGAAGTGCTTAAAGGGAGCAGCAACTACACAGAAGCACTCGCTGCATTCCAGACATTGCACGAAGTGTTGTTGCAAGAGGCTGGTCCAGATGATTCGCGCACATGGACCGCGCTCAATCAGGTTGGAAACACGCTCTTCAGACAAGGAAACGTACGAGAAGCTGGTCAGGTACACGAAGAAGCGCTCAAGCAAACACAACGACTATTGGGGAACGATCACATTGAGACAGCATTGGCAGCTGCGAATCTTGGCGGTGTCATGCGTCGCATCGATGAGTGGGAACGGGCCGAAGAGCTGTACCTTCAGGCTCTATCAGTGATTGATCGAGTTGGTGATCCGGCCAGCAGTTGTGCGCTCCGACGTGAGATGGCTGTGTATGTACTCCCATTTCTGGGACGTGATGCTGATGCAGACCGTTACATGCGTGAAGCAGTCGACATTGCACTGACACAACTCGGCGAACACCACGGCGGAACATTTGGAACGCTTGAGTACGCAGCGTTTCACAGCATCAGACTTGGGCATCGGGAAGAAGCCCTCAGCTACCTGCGTCAAGCTGTCGAACTTGTCAAGCAAAGCATCGGCACCGGATCGTATGAACACGCAGAAAAACAAACTTCGCTCGCGTGGCTTTATCTCTTAAGTGGCGACAGCCAGGCAGCAGTCGTCAGCGCACGTGACGTGCTCTCGATTCTGGATTCTGCCGAGATTCGAAACGCAGAAACTTCGATGAGCATTGCATCGCGGAATGACCGTGTTCGGGCTAGGGCAATGTATGTCCTGTGCCACGCGTTGCACAACACAAGATCGTTTGACAATGCCATAGCAGCTTGCCATGAGCTAATTGCAATTGCTGAACAACAGCCAAAGGCATTGACAAGTTTTCGTATCGAAGCTACTCGAATCATGCTTGCCTGCGAACTCGCACTTGGTCAAACCAAGGATATTGAACCGCAGATCCGTACGCTTCTTGCTGAAACAGAAACTGTGTATGGCACCGACCGACATATCACAGCACGTGTTCGTTTTACGCTGGCAGATTGCCTTGAAACACTGGAATTGCCAGGAGGTGCTGCAGAGCGCAAAGCTGCGATTGCAGTGCTTGAGAAAGCTGCTCATCTGCATTACCGTCCCTTTGCCCCATTGCAGCGATGA
- a CDS encoding family 78 glycoside hydrolase catalytic domain, with translation MQLVHYSVAQPLIATELQCEHLVDPIGLDKTQPRLSWIVESNERNAYQVAYRILVASSLENLDTDVGDLWDTGKIQTNDTIGIMYGGSPLGSRQRCYWKVMAWNNRDEPSEWSTHASWEMGLLSKSDWHAQWIDVQPIRTPVIIEKAEYYAVDDSVRVDVTNIVQQVVDAGESPVASNEALGGDPAFGIRKRLEVHYKVEGISMHTDVAEGATANLNNTQLPYLRRSFTVEKPVRQARLYVSALGLYEPYINGDRVGDACLAPGWTDYRKRVHYQIIDVTSHLHQGRNVLGALVGPGWFAGRAGLFHARAFYGDTPALIAQLEITYKDGTTLSVVSDESWHRHDGPIVSSDIMDGETYDARAEIDNWCAISFDDSNWMSATTREEDRNLEWAPDLPVRVLEQLPAHQVTQPTPGRWVFDLGQNMVGVARISLNESPGTVITIRHAEMLNSDGTLYRDNLRGAAATDTYVCRGGGSETWSPRFTFHGFRYVELSGLSGQPSSDAVTGIVLGSDLPSSGTFSCSDERLNQLYSNIVWGLRGNYLSIPTDCPQRDERMGWMGDAQAFIPTATYIANVAPFMTKWMQDVRDAQREDGAHSDVAPVMFRLNYGTPAWADACVLVPWTIYEMYGDIRILEENIESMTRWVDWCQEHSTDLIRDRDRGNDYGDWLSIDADTSKELIGTAYFARSTDLLARSYQTIGRTDKADQYSDLFNGIRDAFVTRYVDEDGRIMNGTQTAYLLALTFDLLPEDRRNNAIEYLIDELRGRGWRLNTGFIGVGLLLPTLDNAGHPDVAYRLLMQDEFPSWLYSVKHGATTIWERWNGWTPDEGMNDPGMNSFNHYALGSCGQWLFSGVGGIRPDDPGFTRITIQPHIGGGLTWAETSFRSVCGQIATRWDIKDDKITLNVQIPANTSATIYLPTHNITSLRESGITIYQLQGAQIVQQDANMVVLKVGSGRYTFTADYRLP, from the coding sequence ATGCAACTTGTCCATTATTCGGTTGCTCAGCCATTGATCGCAACCGAACTTCAATGCGAGCATCTTGTTGATCCGATTGGGCTCGACAAGACGCAACCGCGGCTGAGCTGGATCGTAGAATCGAACGAACGAAACGCATATCAGGTGGCGTATCGCATTTTGGTTGCATCCTCTCTTGAGAATCTTGATACGGATGTGGGCGATCTTTGGGACACTGGAAAGATACAGACAAACGACACGATCGGCATTATGTATGGCGGATCACCGCTTGGATCACGGCAGCGGTGCTACTGGAAGGTGATGGCGTGGAACAACCGAGATGAACCCAGCGAGTGGAGCACGCACGCATCTTGGGAAATGGGCTTGCTGTCAAAGTCTGATTGGCATGCGCAATGGATCGACGTGCAGCCGATACGAACGCCGGTTATTATCGAAAAGGCGGAGTACTACGCTGTCGATGATTCCGTGCGTGTCGATGTCACAAACATAGTGCAGCAGGTTGTTGATGCAGGCGAGTCACCAGTTGCAAGCAATGAAGCACTTGGCGGTGATCCTGCCTTTGGGATTCGCAAACGCCTTGAAGTTCACTACAAAGTCGAAGGCATCTCTATGCACACAGATGTTGCTGAAGGCGCAACAGCAAATCTGAACAACACGCAGTTGCCATATCTCCGCCGATCATTTACCGTCGAAAAACCTGTTCGTCAGGCTCGGTTGTACGTATCTGCCCTTGGCTTGTACGAGCCATATATCAACGGCGACCGTGTCGGCGATGCCTGTCTCGCGCCGGGCTGGACCGACTATCGAAAGCGTGTGCACTACCAGATCATTGATGTAACATCACACCTTCACCAAGGACGTAATGTGCTCGGTGCGCTGGTTGGTCCGGGCTGGTTTGCTGGAAGGGCTGGTTTGTTCCACGCCCGCGCTTTTTATGGAGATACGCCAGCGCTGATTGCACAGCTTGAGATTACATACAAGGATGGTACTACTCTGTCTGTTGTTTCAGATGAATCATGGCACAGGCATGATGGGCCAATTGTGTCATCCGACATTATGGACGGCGAAACATATGATGCCCGTGCGGAAATCGACAACTGGTGTGCCATCTCTTTCGACGACAGCAACTGGATGTCCGCTACAACACGTGAAGAAGACAGAAATCTTGAGTGGGCGCCGGATCTTCCTGTTCGCGTGCTGGAGCAGCTGCCAGCACACCAGGTTACTCAGCCAACACCTGGTCGATGGGTTTTCGATCTTGGTCAGAACATGGTTGGTGTTGCTCGCATCAGCCTGAATGAATCGCCGGGAACTGTCATCACAATACGCCACGCTGAGATGCTCAACTCTGATGGCACGCTGTACAGGGACAATCTGCGGGGGGCTGCTGCGACAGACACGTATGTGTGCCGAGGCGGTGGCAGCGAGACATGGTCGCCGCGATTTACATTTCATGGATTCCGGTACGTCGAACTCTCGGGGCTTTCCGGCCAGCCATCATCAGATGCTGTCACCGGGATCGTACTTGGATCAGATCTGCCATCATCGGGAACATTCTCATGTTCCGACGAGCGGCTCAATCAACTCTATTCTAACATTGTCTGGGGGCTGCGTGGGAACTACCTCAGCATTCCGACAGACTGTCCGCAGCGCGATGAACGCATGGGCTGGATGGGTGACGCACAAGCTTTCATTCCAACTGCCACTTATATTGCGAATGTCGCCCCGTTCATGACAAAGTGGATGCAGGATGTGCGAGATGCGCAGCGTGAAGACGGAGCCCACTCTGATGTCGCTCCTGTTATGTTTAGGCTTAACTATGGCACCCCTGCCTGGGCGGATGCGTGCGTCCTTGTGCCTTGGACAATCTATGAGATGTACGGAGACATACGAATCCTGGAAGAAAATATCGAATCGATGACACGCTGGGTCGACTGGTGCCAAGAACACAGCACTGATCTAATCCGCGATCGCGATCGTGGCAACGATTATGGTGACTGGCTCTCCATCGATGCGGATACGTCAAAGGAACTCATTGGCACTGCGTATTTCGCGCGCTCGACAGACCTTCTTGCGAGATCGTATCAGACCATAGGACGTACAGATAAAGCCGACCAATACAGCGATTTGTTCAACGGCATTCGAGATGCATTTGTGACAAGATATGTTGATGAAGACGGGCGCATCATGAATGGCACGCAAACTGCTTATCTTCTCGCGCTCACCTTTGATCTGTTGCCAGAAGACCGGCGTAACAACGCAATCGAATATCTCATCGACGAACTTCGCGGTCGAGGCTGGCGACTCAATACCGGGTTCATTGGTGTGGGCTTGCTCCTACCAACTCTCGACAACGCAGGACACCCGGATGTTGCGTATCGCCTGCTTATGCAGGATGAGTTTCCGTCATGGCTTTACAGTGTGAAGCATGGCGCAACAACGATATGGGAACGGTGGAATGGGTGGACTCCAGACGAGGGTATGAATGATCCGGGCATGAACTCATTCAATCACTACGCGCTGGGCTCGTGTGGTCAGTGGCTCTTCTCGGGTGTAGGTGGAATCCGTCCTGATGATCCTGGCTTCACACGAATCACCATCCAACCACATATTGGTGGTGGGCTGACCTGGGCCGAGACTTCTTTCCGATCTGTCTGCGGACAGATTGCAACCCGCTGGGACATCAAAGACGATAAAATCACATTGAATGTCCAGATCCCTGCAAATACATCAGCAACGATCTATCTGCCAACTCACAACATTACTTCCCTGCGCGAATCCGGCATAACTATCTACCAGCTGCAAGGTGCACAAATAGTTCAGCAAGACGCGAACATGGTTGTGCTTAAAGTCGGCTCGGGCCGGTACACATTTACCGCGGATTATCGTCTGCCTTGA
- a CDS encoding transposase, giving the protein MRKPGRPRVMEYLRKLVVQMATDNDWGYERIIGELKALGHRVSSSTVANILHEHGIDPAPERSKRTTWRKFLKTHWSVLAATDFFTVEVWTPRGLTRFWVLFVIELESRRVEVAGITSKLSDAWMQQIARNLTDVFDGFLLGKRFLIHDRDPMFTMAFQRLLRESGIGCIRLPPRSPNLNAYAERFVLSIKSECLNHMILFGERQLRHAIVEYVEHYNAERPHQGLGNVRIGKPSPPEYEPSTEVGCSERLGGLLARLQSADLRMLCAHLSFAGIWWRLVSRAFRVSA; this is encoded by the coding sequence ATGCGAAAGCCAGGCAGACCGCGCGTCATGGAGTACCTCCGCAAGCTCGTTGTGCAGATGGCAACTGATAACGACTGGGGTTATGAACGAATCATTGGTGAACTCAAAGCACTCGGTCATCGCGTCTCTTCATCAACGGTGGCCAACATCCTGCACGAGCATGGGATCGATCCCGCGCCCGAGCGATCGAAGCGTACGACTTGGCGGAAGTTCCTGAAGACGCACTGGTCAGTGCTTGCAGCAACAGACTTCTTCACCGTCGAGGTGTGGACACCACGAGGGCTTACACGATTCTGGGTATTGTTCGTCATTGAACTCGAATCCCGCAGAGTAGAAGTCGCAGGGATCACGTCGAAGCTGTCAGACGCGTGGATGCAGCAGATCGCGAGGAATCTGACCGACGTGTTCGATGGCTTCCTGCTTGGCAAGCGGTTCCTGATTCATGATCGTGACCCCATGTTCACGATGGCATTCCAACGCCTGCTGAGAGAGTCCGGCATTGGCTGCATCAGACTCCCGCCCAGAAGTCCGAATCTCAACGCATACGCTGAACGGTTCGTGCTCTCGATCAAGAGCGAGTGTTTGAACCACATGATTCTGTTTGGCGAACGCCAACTCCGCCATGCCATCGTTGAATATGTTGAGCACTACAACGCAGAGCGCCCTCATCAGGGGTTAGGCAACGTACGAATCGGCAAGCCCTCACCACCCGAGTATGAACCGTCCACAGAAGTTGGTTGCAGTGAACGATTGGGCGGTTTGCTCGCACGATTGCAGAGCGCCGATCTGCGCATGTTGTGCGCGCATTTGTCCTTTGCTGGCATTTGGTGGCGGCTCGTGTCACGAGCGTTCAGGGTGTCAGCGTGA
- a CDS encoding thioredoxin family protein → MAHAHVYMDRVSASDVMYRMMVRLVVSIVVVCLAGLSAQSAHAQPSAGWEVSAVPSTTMVAPGGQLAVAIIVQHDPGYHTWPADEQNALPATGFEFALTTTLKLSDSAGGVVRRGAIQWAGLHEAMVPDASGMGMVSVPVFSDRAVTFVPLTVASDAKPGDVTITFDYYAQACDDSGCLMPLTQQAEVVIRVAESGSTTFDPSDVPSELATDFAAFDADVFQSADGASLQVQGVESAIDENEAAKLQATKKQRFFGVAVPSGDTFFGVVVLSILAAIGGLILNLTPCVLPVIPMKVMAISKHAGSHGKSILLGVWMALGVVAFWIGIGMPVAFLSSVTDPSRIFGIWWVTLGLGVIIAVMGIGSMGAFAPRLPNWVYSINPKADSAWGSFLFGIMTAVLGLPCFGFVAGALLAGVATMPSVTVLAVFGSLGIGMALPYLVLAFKPSLVNKLPRTGPASELVKQVMGLFMLAAAAWFVGAGAVAFISERPGLYVKMPWWWKQIHIWLVALFVLGGCFWLLVRTIQITPRTGRRIVFGVVSLVFASLAGAYAVDSTIKAKNNFWIPFSEEALSEALQADKVVVVDFTAEWCLNCKALKAGVLNREPVKSRLRGANVVALVADLTSNSAPGWKVLNDDLGQVGIPTLAIYSPAKSVGEIPWIANNYTAGIVLEALDAAGATGSVARTSDAR, encoded by the coding sequence TTGGCACACGCGCACGTATATATGGATCGGGTTTCCGCCTCTGACGTGATGTATCGCATGATGGTCCGTCTTGTTGTCAGCATTGTTGTGGTGTGCTTGGCGGGCCTGAGCGCACAAAGTGCGCATGCCCAGCCATCTGCTGGATGGGAGGTCTCGGCTGTCCCTTCGACGACGATGGTGGCGCCGGGCGGTCAACTTGCTGTTGCCATCATCGTGCAGCACGACCCCGGCTACCACACATGGCCTGCTGATGAGCAGAACGCGCTGCCCGCGACAGGATTTGAGTTTGCGCTGACAACAACGCTGAAGCTTTCTGATTCTGCGGGCGGTGTTGTCAGGCGGGGAGCGATCCAGTGGGCAGGACTCCACGAGGCGATGGTTCCTGATGCGTCGGGTATGGGTATGGTCTCGGTTCCGGTGTTCTCGGATCGGGCAGTGACATTTGTGCCCCTGACTGTTGCTAGCGATGCAAAGCCTGGCGATGTCACGATCACATTTGACTACTACGCGCAGGCATGCGACGACTCCGGGTGTCTTATGCCGTTGACACAACAGGCGGAAGTCGTCATTCGTGTTGCTGAAAGTGGATCTACGACATTTGATCCGAGCGATGTTCCATCGGAACTGGCGACTGACTTTGCTGCATTCGATGCAGACGTGTTCCAAAGCGCGGACGGCGCGTCGTTGCAAGTGCAGGGTGTTGAGAGTGCCATCGATGAAAATGAAGCTGCCAAACTGCAGGCTACGAAGAAACAAAGATTCTTCGGTGTTGCCGTCCCATCGGGTGATACGTTTTTTGGTGTGGTTGTTCTTTCGATACTTGCTGCTATCGGCGGTTTAATTCTGAACTTAACACCATGTGTGCTGCCTGTGATACCAATGAAAGTGATGGCGATTTCCAAGCATGCAGGTTCGCATGGCAAGTCAATCCTGCTTGGAGTCTGGATGGCACTCGGAGTGGTTGCCTTCTGGATTGGTATCGGAATGCCAGTTGCGTTCTTGTCGAGTGTGACGGATCCTTCGCGAATCTTCGGCATCTGGTGGGTGACACTTGGCCTTGGAGTCATCATTGCTGTGATGGGTATTGGTTCGATGGGAGCCTTTGCGCCGAGACTTCCAAACTGGGTCTATTCAATCAACCCGAAAGCAGATTCTGCGTGGGGTTCATTCCTCTTTGGCATTATGACTGCTGTGCTCGGCTTGCCGTGCTTCGGCTTTGTAGCTGGTGCTTTGCTTGCTGGAGTAGCAACCATGCCATCGGTCACAGTGCTTGCAGTCTTTGGCTCGCTCGGTATCGGCATGGCGCTTCCGTATTTGGTTCTGGCGTTCAAGCCTTCATTAGTCAACAAGCTTCCACGGACTGGTCCTGCAAGCGAGTTAGTCAAGCAGGTCATGGGGTTGTTCATGCTTGCTGCTGCGGCATGGTTTGTTGGTGCTGGTGCGGTTGCATTTATCAGTGAGCGTCCTGGTCTGTATGTCAAAATGCCATGGTGGTGGAAGCAGATTCACATCTGGCTGGTCGCATTATTCGTGCTTGGGGGTTGTTTCTGGTTGCTTGTGCGAACAATACAGATAACACCAAGGACAGGAAGGCGAATTGTGTTTGGTGTTGTATCGCTGGTTTTTGCATCGCTTGCTGGAGCATATGCCGTAGACTCGACTATCAAGGCAAAGAACAACTTCTGGATTCCGTTCTCCGAAGAGGCACTGAGTGAAGCACTCCAGGCGGACAAGGTTGTCGTTGTTGACTTCACTGCTGAGTGGTGTCTGAACTGCAAAGCACTCAAGGCGGGTGTGCTGAATCGTGAGCCAGTAAAGAGCCGACTGCGTGGTGCGAATGTTGTTGCGCTGGTTGCAGATCTGACGAGCAACAGCGCCCCCGGCTGGAAAGTGCTGAATGATGATCTGGGGCAGGTTGGTATCCCAACCTTGGCAATCTACTCTCCTGCAAAGTCAGTTGGCGAGATACCGTGGATTGCGAACAACTATACTGCCGGGATTGTTCTGGAAGCGCTAGATGCGGCGGGGGCCACAGGATCTGTTGCCCGCACTTCCGACGCTCGCTAA
- the fliM gene encoding flagellar motor switch protein FliM, with protein MDILDQSEVDALLAAVGGAEPEPEEDGDLSVFSRHRTSIENVEIRPYDFKRPERVSKDQMRALQTLHETFARNFGAALSGFLRTIIEVRVATCEQMTYAEFIASLPNPTSFNLIGSDSLNGQMCLEISPLIIYPVIDKLLGGSAQELFIPQRPATAIENRLITQVIRRAMTSLSEAWDGVRELKFHVESTESNPQLVQIVPPNEVVVVVGFEMKMSNRAGTINLCIPYNVIEPVMDDLSSTSWFSASLKGQTQEMRERIKESIGIAGVSVSGVLTTTTVSIQDLINLSVGDIIMTETNSSAPVTLCVEGKPKFTAIVGKHRNKRALQIKDKIQTSKERRQSAKSADTAEAPEINVTAGSSGPIPIRPTK; from the coding sequence ATGGACATACTCGATCAAAGTGAAGTTGATGCATTGCTCGCAGCTGTCGGCGGAGCAGAGCCGGAACCCGAAGAGGACGGCGATCTGTCCGTATTCTCGCGACATCGCACCTCGATCGAGAACGTCGAGATCAGGCCATACGACTTCAAGAGACCCGAGCGCGTCTCCAAGGATCAGATGCGAGCGCTGCAGACGCTCCATGAGACCTTTGCCCGAAACTTTGGTGCTGCTCTCTCAGGATTCCTTCGCACCATTATCGAGGTGCGCGTTGCTACCTGCGAGCAGATGACCTACGCCGAGTTCATCGCAAGTCTGCCAAACCCAACCTCATTCAACCTCATCGGATCGGATTCACTCAACGGGCAGATGTGTCTGGAGATCAGCCCGCTCATCATCTACCCCGTGATCGATAAGCTGCTCGGCGGTTCCGCGCAGGAACTCTTTATCCCCCAGCGTCCTGCGACAGCCATCGAAAACAGACTTATCACACAAGTCATTCGTCGCGCCATGACTTCGCTCTCTGAAGCGTGGGACGGTGTTCGCGAGCTGAAGTTCCATGTCGAGAGCACAGAATCAAATCCACAGCTTGTGCAGATTGTCCCGCCGAACGAGGTCGTTGTTGTTGTGGGATTCGAGATGAAGATGTCAAACCGCGCCGGAACGATCAACCTCTGCATTCCGTACAACGTCATCGAACCTGTGATGGACGATCTCAGCTCTACATCATGGTTCAGCGCATCATTGAAGGGACAGACCCAGGAGATGCGCGAGCGAATCAAGGAATCGATCGGTATTGCTGGTGTGAGTGTCTCTGGTGTACTGACCACAACCACGGTATCTATCCAGGACCTGATAAATCTGTCGGTCGGTGACATCATCATGACAGAAACAAACTCATCAGCACCAGTGACACTGTGCGTCGAAGGCAAGCCCAAGTTTACTGCGATTGTCGGTAAGCATCGCAATAAACGTGCTTTGCAGATCAAGGACAAGATTCAGACAAGCAAGGAACGGAGGCAATCGGCCAAGTCTGCAGACACCGCCGAAGCTCCTGAGATCAATGTTACAGCAGGAAGCAGCGGTCCGATACCGATTCGTCCGACGAAATGA
- a CDS encoding HDOD domain-containing protein yields the protein MSTQAEQEQIVASAIREISHIATLPEITLKIVELVEDPKSTAQDLHKVINNDPALSSRILKVVNSSFYGLPGQIGSINRAIVMLGLNAVKNIAIAASLAKLFRGGELTNQVSAKDIWEHSIAVAATMKLLADRLKLGLADEAFLAGLMHDIGLIVEMQFDRNKLIDVFQAIGLDGDGAPCLDMLETEQQVFGANHQQFGAALCEKWKFPRNFAIVAGHHHDPLAVAKENRRLPCMAFIADRLVSEVKGGFRADFVELTYPNDVLDELGLSLTALDTLKQELPSHLDDASALLS from the coding sequence ATGAGCACACAAGCTGAGCAGGAACAGATCGTCGCAAGCGCAATTCGCGAGATCAGCCACATTGCGACACTGCCCGAGATAACGCTGAAGATTGTCGAACTCGTCGAGGATCCGAAGTCGACCGCGCAGGATCTCCACAAGGTCATCAACAACGATCCTGCACTCTCAAGCCGAATCCTGAAGGTTGTGAACTCATCGTTCTACGGATTGCCTGGACAGATCGGCTCGATCAACCGGGCCATCGTCATGCTCGGTCTGAACGCAGTGAAGAACATCGCCATTGCTGCAAGTCTTGCCAAGCTGTTCCGCGGCGGCGAGTTGACAAACCAGGTCTCGGCCAAAGACATCTGGGAGCACTCGATTGCTGTCGCTGCAACGATGAAGCTGCTCGCTGACCGCCTGAAACTCGGGCTCGCTGACGAGGCATTCCTCGCCGGACTCATGCATGACATCGGTTTGATCGTTGAGATGCAGTTCGACCGGAACAAGTTGATCGATGTTTTCCAGGCTATCGGTCTTGATGGCGATGGCGCACCGTGCCTCGATATGCTCGAAACCGAGCAGCAGGTCTTCGGCGCGAACCATCAGCAGTTTGGCGCAGCACTGTGTGAGAAGTGGAAGTTCCCGCGCAACTTTGCGATTGTCGCGGGTCATCACCATGACCCATTGGCAGTCGCCAAGGAGAACCGCCGCCTGCCGTGTATGGCGTTCATAGCTGATCGCCTGGTCTCAGAGGTAAAGGGCGGGTTCCGCGCCGACTTTGTTGAGTTGACATACCCGAACGATGTCCTTGACGAGTTGGGATTGTCCCTGACCGCACTGGACACGCTCAAGCAGGAACTGCCGAGTCATCTTGACGATGCCTCTGCACTGTTGAGCTAG